GATGTGATGACTTCCAGCAgtgtcactgttttgtttgttcttgacCAGCATTAATACGAAATGTCAGGGAGAGCAAAACTGTCGTCCTTCACAGTCCACTTAATGTTTTCCAACACTGACTAGGattgtccaaaaaaacaaaacaaaacaaacaaaacaaaggccCTGGTCTCCCAATGACATTCATTCAACTTATacaaaagtgtattttttgggGGAAAGCATAGTTATTACAAAAGACTCAAACTAAAAAGGAGAGTGTTGGCCACTGGTAACACAGACATAACTGGAAAACAAGACGACaggtaaaaattaaaataactagTAATAATTGCACATAACCTTTGAGAGCCAAGACGTCTGATAAGAGGACTTCACAATGAGACGATTTGCAGGAGGGTTGAGAAGGGGCTGTGGCACACTATGgcataaatacattaaatctgagaaaaagaaaagcacattcATCAGACACGGCTACAAACAATTGAGCTCTGTGTCCCTAAAAGTGCCGCTCTCGTCCTGCGTCACCGTCCGCTCTTGAGATGTCTTTATCCTCGTGTCTCTGGGTCTCTCTGTACCGGCGGAGAGTTTTAACTTTGCGTCTCTCCGAGCACTTAGGCAATCATGTACTGAGTGATGGCTCTGAGGGCGTACAGCAGCTCCGCCTGCAGCCGGGCCTCCATGATTAGTAGATTTACATGTATCTGAGGAGAGTCAGTGAGAAATGGTTAACTCCAAACAGGATCTGAGGGTCGATGAAACTCGTATTTGTTTGTGAGAACATACTAAACGTATCTGTCAAACATCATGCTGAGTAGAGGGTTAAACAGCTTGATATCACATGAAATTCACATATTTGCTTGGGAATTAGATGAGAAGACTGACAACACTCTCGTATCTCTCAATGAAATATGAGGTCAACATGAGTAGCGGGTTAGCTTAGCCTGGTTCTTTCCTGAGATAACGACCAGCACTTCTAAAGCTCAATAATTAACACCTTTTTTGAACACATAATTTTCAAAACAACTTCTGGTGCTGGTAGGTGAATTTTCTTACTTTTGGATGGAACCAGGTTAGCTGTTTTGCTCTGTTTCCGCtaattatgctaagctaagtttGCCAGCTGCTGCCTGTAACTTCGTATTTAGCATGTAACAGGGCAAACGTGTAAAAATGTTGTCAGTAAAAAGCCCTCTCACCCGCTCTGAAGTTTTAAGAGGAGTCCAACTCAGCGGACACACTGGAGTTTTGGTGGCATCCGGAAAACAGGCCACAGCCTTGATGTATAGCTTTAAATCTCGCTCCAGCAACTGGTTCACTTCTCCGTAATCATAATCGTCATAGCTGCAACCAAGAGCAAACTCATTTTTAGATGCTAAACATAATGCAGAGAGGATGCTTTTATTATGAGCATATGCACAAAATGGAGGAGCACTTACCGTATTCCTAACACACAGTGGATGTAGTTCCAGATCGCCCTCTTCAGGTCGGGGCTGTGCAACGAGGGGAGGGTGGTCACGCTTCGGAATCTGTTGTCCAAGAGATGCCCGATGTCCGAATACAATCTGTTGACTAAGGAGAAGCCGTGGTCTTCCCATGAATAGTCCTGCAGAGCCAGTAGAACAAGTCAGTGCCACAAGACTTTAACAGGACAATCATCTAATATTGCATAGAGGAACTCTCAATACAACTCCCATTAGCTAAAgaatgttttatctttattttcttatatttagtggtgtaaacatttaaaattatcCAGGAAGAATatctaaaaaattaaattaaaataatttaaacaaaaatgagagCGACACCtgaaaaaatgaattcattttgtgttttcaaatcaCCATGAGACTCTCTGTGGAGTTCCTGACTGTCAAGTTACGAACCACTGCAGCATGGCACTTAATAGCACTAAACTAGTGAAAACACATTAGCATTATTTTGAGATAATGTAATGCAGAGTAAGGTCATATGCACCCATTAGCCTgcaaaaaaacatcactgtgctcttgtgacattttaattaatCGACCATGTGCATTTTTCATATATATCTATTTAAAAGATAGACACGACTATTCAAAatatatgcagaaaaaaataaacttcagctattattatttgctgttttctatAAGGTTTAATGAggtaaaatactaaaaacagtattgatttatttgctCTGCCTGACTGCAGACATTGAATTTACATCATAATTTTGATCCTGACCACTTAAAGGTGCACTCAAACTGCTTGTGACTGTGGCACAGATGCAGTTTAgatgtaaccatggcaacataACTCTGTTAACACACTGAATGTCTGCAGTGTCCTCGTACACAACTTTAACAGACACATCAGAAACAACTATTTCCTATAGCAGTTGCACAAAAGGCCATAATACATAACTGACAACACCGCCACCCTTCCACTAATCCGTCCATGGATGTAACGTCCTCACCTGAACTCTAAATACTTGGAAGTGGTCCTCCTCCCTGCGGGCAAACTCCTGATAGCAAAAGTCAGGGTCTGTGATAAAACGCGACGGATCTGCAAAGCAaatcatctcctcctcttcttccatgTCTAAAAAAAGAGATGAACGCAAACAAGATtgaggagaggcagagagagtgCGTCACTGAATGTGGCTGATGAGTGGTAACTGCTCGAGTTTCACAGCATATGACCTAAATGTAACGCTCAAGATAACCATTAGAAGTCAGTGTGAACAACCAAGCAGTGTTTCTCAGTATTTCTGTCGGACCTGTTTGCTGGAGTGTCTGTGTCTGCAGAAGGCGCTCTTGTCTCTTCTCGCACTCCTCCTGGGACTTCTGGATCCTCTCCTTCAGACACACCATGTCACAACTGGAGTCCAGAGACTGTTGACACAAATACCAGTGAATGTCCTGATGAAGTTCAATACACAGACAGCAGCAACTACTGTGTCAAAAAATAACGTAATCGTGCAACATCACGAAATATTAGCATCTCCTGTTGTCTTGTTaacttgtgtgtgcatgtgtgcgtgtctgtgtgtgtgtagaaactATATTTGATTTTATCTTTAAGATAAAAGATCATCCGCACCAATATAGCACCGAGGTAATGTACATGCAAGCACCAAAAATACTAAAACCAAGTTTTAATGTTGAACTCataacaaaataatgtttaattctgCTCACACAGCAGTTTCTCTGTTATATCATTTCATGTTATATATTTGAGGGTTTTGGACTTTTGGTTACAAAAGACATAGAACAAAAACAATGGATCATTGGATCATTTTTCATTATAATCTGGCATTTTACAGGCTAAAAGAATAACCGATGAATTCTAAAAATAATATCAAATGCATAACCTTTGTAATTATAAAagcttgatttatttatttatatataaattgcTATTAGCATATTTCCGACATATATTTCTAcagcagtcaaaaaaaaaaaatcaaagaaaatgtatttgtctTTAAACAAATGTTCACAGGTGGGCTTAGGGTTAGATAAGACTAAGATAAGGTAGACTATACTGACTCTGCAAATCTCTTTGGCTATTATTTTTACAAGGAAAGTCAGATTTTTTACCCGACGTCGTGTTATGTGTTCGGGGGGAACGGCAAGCGACTGAGGCACATTGGCGTTGCCGTTGGCAGCATCAAAGGGGCAGAAGGTCGGTGGGGTACCGTTGGGAGATTTCGAGAGAGGGACAAAGTCTGAGTCTGTGTCGCATCCAAACACAAAGCTGCAGAGAGAGTGGCAGTGAGCCAGGATCACCACGGCCTGCACCAGCTCAGCCAGCGACCAGCATTGCTCCCCGGACTTCAGCAGCGTCTGGAGGGAGCAGAGAAAAAATTACAACTGTGATTTAGTCCCAGGAAATAATAACAACAGTCTTTGTGCAAAGCTGTGTTTCTCTGGGtgttaacaataaaatatttactgaTGTCTTGTGATTTAGGCACATTTTGTTGTGTGGTTTGTGTCTGTAATTTGTTGCCATACCTGGATGTGTGAGCAGGCAGTGAGCCAGGGTTGGTGGGCCAGCACCTTGTTGATGTGGTCAAGCAGACGAAGGCGAGGCGGTGCCGCCTCCAAACCCTGCAACCACAGAGGGTCACCGCCCACCCTCAGAAACTGTGCTGAGTGCAGGTACACCAGGTAGTTGCAGTGATGTCGTGCTGCAGCCTAGAGGTGGACAGAGGTGGAGGTTCAGGAGGCAAATTTGTGGAAAGAACTGACTTCAAAACACATGCTATTCTCTAGTTCTGTGCAACACTGGTATGAACAGTGTTGATTCTTGCTGCCTGAAAGGAGCGTATGAAGAACAGCTTTCTACACTATGTATTTGTACAGTAGGGTAGTAAACGGTGAGGTGCTTTGTGCTCAACAGTGAGAACAGCCAGGTTACTGACCATGATGGCAATATAATGGCGGTATGGCAGCGGCAAGGGGCCGTCCATGTGCAGGATGTAGTGCTGTGTGCGCAGGAAGCTCTCCAAGTACTGGGGGTGAGACGCCATCTGTTGGGACACGGCATCCACACTCCCCCTGCTGACCAGAGCCTTCATGAACAGCAGTGACACTCGCTCCTTCTCACCGTTCACCATCACCTGCACAAACcaggacgaggaggagggagaaggtCAGTTTGTGACGTAAACTTTAAAATCATAAACTGTTATTACAGTACAAGCTGTggattttttccccactgtgcTGATGTTTATAAACCCGAAAAAGCCACTATGGCGACTTTAAAGCCAGTGTATTTTCTGGACTTTCAGTTAGACAAAGCAAGCCACCTGAAAAACTTTACAAAGCAATCCGTTAGTCAAGAAAGcatatatgtataataatatTACCTTCACAATATGTAAATGCACCTATAAATCTAGTAACAtgacataaaaacctgtaatgCAGGGCTGATTTTCCTTAAGGGCAATTATCAAATTTCAATTTGTGGCCAAAGCAGGTTGGCTCAAGATAAAGTTGGACTTCAGAGTCCACACCATGTGATGACGGGCTCAGACTGTGCTTTGGACTGGAGTTATGTTCCACGCCTTAAATCAGCTGAAGAGAGGCAGTCTTAGAAGAATGGCAGCCGCGATGCAGAGATACCGGCGCCACTGGCCAGCCAGTGCATTCCTTACTTTATTCTTTCTccaaataaaacaagcaaacaacagaataaaacaaacaaacaacagaatcGCAGTAGGGAGCTCGACAGACCCACAAACACCAACTCAGGTTGGCTGCAGCAGGGTCAGACGATTTAAACAACTCCATGACATTATTATTAAATGCAGAGGGGGCACTGTGGATTTATAGGTATCCACGTCTGTGAAATAAAAGAGGATGCTgtaagcaaaaaacaaacagggtccaaaacaggacaaaagtACCCAAAATTGTCCTTAGAAAAGGGGATTTACACGCTGGGAGGAAGCACAAATGAAAGAACTAATGTGAAAGTTGAGCTTAAGAGGCCTTGAAAAGGGAAGCTGGGCAGCAGCAAAGAAATGGATGagaccaaacacacaaacatgggaGCGACTGGGCTGAGGAGCCTGAGGCCAAGAGAAACAGAGCCGTGTGGAGAGGGAAGCTGGCCTGCCCTCATAGCCCAGCCATTTACTAGCGCTCTCACCATCATACAATGGCCTCTAGGAAAAGGTGTTTGGGAGCTCAACCCGGGCGAGGACCCAGTTCCCCTGTATGTGAAACCCGATCACACAGCGCTGATCAAAGCCAAATGGTTCACTGCAGGTTAAACTGTATGAATGCTGGAAGAGACTACTAATTTTAACAGCACAAATAGCTGCCTAGTAATATTACAGCACTGTTAAATCACAAACACCTCAACTTATGTCACAGGTTGATGGAGATAGGGGTGAGTAGTGGGCCTTGTTACTTAATTTTAGCCCCGTATAGCTCTTTGGCATTCAGCACCATGTTTATTAGGCTGGTAGCTCCATGTGGTATTTCACTTCTCCCTGCAGTGGATAAGGGTTTCCTCCTGATCCT
This Amphiprion ocellaris isolate individual 3 ecotype Okinawa chromosome 13, ASM2253959v1, whole genome shotgun sequence DNA region includes the following protein-coding sequences:
- the sesn4 gene encoding sestrin-3 — translated: MIICTNKMEYPLRTQCQRVQKQVMVNGEKERVSLLFMKALVSRGSVDAVSQQMASHPQYLESFLRTQHYILHMDGPLPLPYRHYIAIMAAARHHCNYLVYLHSAQFLRVGGDPLWLQGLEAAPPRLRLLDHINKVLAHQPWLTACSHIQTLLKSGEQCWSLAELVQAVVILAHCHSLCSFVFGCDTDSDFVPLSKSPNGTPPTFCPFDAANGNANVPQSLAVPPEHITRRRSLDSSCDMVCLKERIQKSQEECEKRQERLLQTQTLQQTDMEEEEEMICFADPSRFITDPDFCYQEFARREEDHFQVFRVQDYSWEDHGFSLVNRLYSDIGHLLDNRFRSVTTLPSLHSPDLKRAIWNYIHCVLGIRYDDYDYGEVNQLLERDLKLYIKAVACFPDATKTPVCPLSWTPLKTSERIHVNLLIMEARLQAELLYALRAITQYMIA